The following DNA comes from Geobacter sp..
TGAAGTCCGTATCGGTTCCCCGGGCCACCAGGGTGTTCGCCTTGTCGGTCTCGATCCAGGTAAGGTCTCCCCGCAGACCGGCCTTCACCCTGAACTGCTCGTTTATTGGCAGGTCGTATTCGCCGAACATCCCGAAATTGTTGGTGTAGACATCGGGGATCATGCCCAGTGCGGTATAGGGCTGCGCCATGGTGTACATGGCCCGCATGTTGAGGGCGTCCCAGTTGCGGTTGTAGTAGTCGATGCCGGTCTTCAGCGTTCCCGGCCCGATCCCCAGGGAGCCGCTCATCTTTGTCCCGACCACGTTGGTCCGGGCATCGGTCTGCATGGAGTACGACCGGGTGATGACCATCGTCGGTCGTGAACTCTCGCGCAAGGCATCGTTCATCAGGTGCCTGACCCGGTCCCAGTAGGCTTGCAGCTTCAGCTCCTTGACCAGCGGCGAAACCTTTTCCTTCCGGTAGGTCCAGTTCAACCGATGGGTCCGGTCATAGTCTGCATCCATCTTCAGGTAGGGGTAGAGTACATGATCGGCGTCCTGATAGGAATAGCTGAACTCGGTCCGTGCATTGGCGGTTGGGTTCAGGCCGAATTTTGCCCAGCCGGTGTTGATCTCGTAGGCCTTGGAATCTATGGCGTCCGGCCGATAGCGGTTCGGGCTGCTGGTGGGGTAGATGTCGGTGATCAACTTGCCGTCCCCCGACTTCGGTACATCGGAACCCTTGTAGGCGTAGCCGAGCAGCCCGTCGTAGAGGTCGGTGCCGTAGGATGCCGTGCCGGAGGCGTTGAGGCTGTTGTACGAGCCGTAGGTGAGGTTCAGGTCGCTGCCGAACCCCTTGCCCGCCTTTTTGGTCTGTACATCCACCATGCCTCCCATGCTGCCGGGGTTTTCTATGTCGTAGGGTCCTTTCACGATGCGGATCTGCTCGACCTCGGCAAAGTCGTAGTGGAACGACGGGGGGTCCATGCGCGATGGGCAGGCGCCGTGCAACCTGACGCCGTCCACCAGGACGTTGATGTTGTCTTTCTGGAAACCGCGCAGGACCACGTCGTTCGCGATGGCCCCCTTGCGGACGAAGGAGAGCCCTTCAACCTGCTTGAGGGCCTCGCCGATATCCTTAGCCGGTGTTTCCCGCACTTCCCGGATGGTCAAGCTCTCTTCCTGGGGGGATTCCTTTTCACCCCGCACGGTAATCTCGTCGAGCAACAGGTTTTCTGCCTTGGCGGGCACAATGCCGATGACTGCCGGCAGCAGGCAGATCGTCAGCACATAGATGTTATTTTTCATGGGATCTCCTTGTGGCGGATGAACCAATCCCTTCTCCAGGGTATGGATGTACGTCTCCCTCTGCCTCTATTGCATGGGAAATCGGATGCTCGTTTCCCTTCGGGTTGCCGAGAGGGAACAGGCTGCGGGTACAGGAATGTCAGGCGGACGTAACGAGACGAGGCGGGGGGTCGGGTGGTTCGGGTGCAGGGGAGATCCAGCGACGGTCAGGAGCGAGAGGGTGCGTGGCCCGCTCGAAGGCGACTGGCTGGGCGATGCGGTCGGTATGCAGGAATTCCAGTTTATCCAGCGATGCAATCGAGAAGTTGGTAGAGCCACCGCAGGGGATGCTGCTCAGGCTATGGTGGTCTCCCGGTTTTGACGCCGTGGAGTGCGTGTCGTCATCGTGGCTTTCCGGTTTGCAGCAGCTCGGGGCATCGCGGAAACAACAGCAGGTTTTGTTGACGATTCGGCTGGGTGCACAGCCGCACAATTGGTGGTCATGGAGGCACTTGACGGCAAACCCCTGGGAAACGAACGCGTGCCGGTACAAGGGGAGCAGGAAATAGCTCTGGAGCAGCAGGATCGCAATGAACTGCGCTCCTATGAATACTCTGATCCTTGCCCTGTGTCGCATATGACCACAAGCCCCCGATTGCTAACCTTCCAAAAAATATAAAACAATAAGACTATAGGAATAATGTTTGTCAAGTATCGACCGTTCACTATGCTGCGATGCTTCCTCCGCAGGTGAAGCCGGCGCCGGCCGTGCAGGCGAAACAATAATCGCCGACCGGGATGGGAATGCCCGGTTCAGGCAGTTCCCGGAGCTCGGAGATATGCATCCGCGTACCGCGATGGTGCAGGCCGGTGACCAGGTTGAAATCGCAGTCGTAGAGGAATCCGTTCCAGTCCACCGAGATGAAGGAGCGGCACATGAGCCCCGGTACCGTGCCGGGGTTGAAGCTGCCTTCCAGCTTCTCCAGGTAGGCCTGCAGGTTTCCAGAGCTCTCCAGCCAGGTGCGGAAGCGCCCCAAGGGCACATTGGTCAGGGTGAGCAGGCTGTTGAAGGTTATGCCGTGCTTTTGCTCCAGGTCGCGTCGGAATCTCCGCTCTGCCTCTGCCTGGCCGGGGGGGAGGAAGGCCCCGGCCGGGTTGGAGACCAGGTCGAGGGTCAGGCCGCTGCCCTGCCTGCCGTAGCCGAGTCCGTTCAGGACCTTGAGCATGGCGATGCTTTTCTGCCAGACTCCGCTCCCCCGTAGCGCATCGGTCTGCTGCTGGTTGGTTGCCGGCAGCGATGCCACGATGGCGACGCGGTTTGCGCGGTAGATCTCAGGCAGATGTTGCAACTCGGTCCGGGCAAGGGCTACGAGATTGGTGCGGACGATGACCCTGTTCGCCAGCGGCGCGACTGCTGCAACAAGGTGCGGGAGGTCGGGGAGCAGTTCCGGCGCCCCGCCGGTCAGATCCAGAGTGTCGAACGTGATCCGGCCGGCACAGGCGATCACCTCAGCCACGGTCTCGGGGTTCATCATCTCGTGCCGGGTGGGACCGGCTTCCTGGTGACAATGGCGGCATGCCAGGTCACAGGTAAGCCCCACGTTCACCTGCAGGGTCGTGGTAACGTCCCGCAGCAGTTCGATGCCGTTCTGCGCCAGTGTTTCCTTGAAGGTCATGGTATTCTCCGGTGTGCGAGGTGTCTGTTTCTGCTTCACGAACCGCTTCGCTGCCACTGCAGCCACCCGGACAGCACCTTTTTGACGAAGGGGGTGAGCCGGGTCCGGTTGTAGGCGTCGGCGAGTTTCCTGATAACCTCTGCCTGGGTCGGATAGGGATGGATCGTTGCGGCGATTGCCCTGAGGCCGATTTTCCCCGAGATTGCCAGGGAGAGTTCGCTGATCATGTCGCCGGCATGACGGGCGACGATGGTGGCGCCGAGGATGGTGTCGGTCCCTTTTTTCAGGTGGACCCTGGCAAACCCCTGGCTGTCGCCGTCCAGGACGGCCCGGTCCACCTCGGTCAGGGGAACGGTCAGGGTGGTCACCTCGATCCCCTTTTCTCTGGCATCGTGTTCGTACATCCCCACGTGGGCGATCTCCGGGTCGGTATAGGTACACCAGGGGATGGTCAGGGAGGATGTCCGCTGTTGTCCCATGAACAGGGCATTGGCAATGAGGATGCGGGCCATGGCGTCGGCGGTATGGGTGAACTTGTAGGGAGAACAGACGTCTCCTGCCGCATAGACCCGCGGGTTGCTGGTCTGCAGCGTATCACCCACCGTTATCCCCTGCGCAGTGCTGGCGATCCCTCCCCTTTCCAGGTCGAGGCCTTCCAGGTTGGGCAGCCGGCCGATGCCGACCAGGAGTTCATCCACTGCCACCTCGACCGCTGCACTGTTGTCCTGGAGGACGACGACCTTCTCTCCATTGCGCTGTTCGACCCTGAGGATCTTCACCCCGAGCTGCAGGGCAATCCCCTCTCGGATGAAGGCGTCGTTCAGGATCTCGGCTGCATCGCGGTCTTCCCTTCCCAGGATCTGATGGCCAAGCTCGATCAGGGTGATCCTGCAGCCGAATCTGGCAAAGGCCTGGGCAAGTTCACAGCCGATGGGTCCAGCGCCGATGACGGCCATCCTGGGAGGAAGCTCGGTGAGTGAAAAGATGGTTTCATTGGTCTGGAATCCGGCGTCTGAGAGTCCGGGGATCTGCGGTACGGCAGCCCTAGTGCCGGTGCAGATGGCAGCGCGGTGGAAATAGAGCTTTCTGCTCCCCACCGCAATGCAGTCGGATGCCGTGAAGGCTGCCTGGCCGAAGTAGACGTCAACCCCGAGCTCGTCGCGAAACCGCCGGGCTGAGTCGTGATGGCTGATACTGCTACGCAGGGTGCGCATCCGCTCCATGGCCCTGCCGAAGTCGAAGCCGAGCGCCTCGGTGTTGTCGATCCCGAACGGTTGGGCGGTGCGTGCGTCGAAGACCGCCCGAGCCGCGCGAATGACCCCCTTGGAAGGGACGCAGCCGACATTCAGGCAATCGCCCCCCATCAGGTGCCGCTCGATGAGAGCCACCTTGGCCCCCAGCCCGGCAGCTCCGGCGGCGCAGACCAGCCCGGCAGTCCCGGCGCCGATGATGACCAGGTTGTAACATCCGGACGGCTCCGGATTGCCCCAGCCCTCTGGGTGGACATTCTCCGCCAGAGCTCGGTTTTCAGGGGTATCGGGCAGAATGGATTTTGTCTCATCCATACGGCATCTCCTGGCGCCTTTTCAGCCTGCCTCAATCAGCGCCGGTATGAGAACAGATATTTTGCCCTGGCGGGTGATGTCGGGTTTCCGGCAGTCCTGCTAGCTGTGGTGCCCCTTGCGAGGGGGCTCCGAAAAGGGTGCGTGGATGGTTATCCGTCAGCAGCGGGGGTCAGCAGTGTCTGGACCTTCTGGACAAACGAGCTGATGGCAAACGGTTTCTGGATGAAATGTATCCCTTCGTCAAGGACCCCTTGGTGCACGATGACGTTGTTGGTATAGCCCGACATGTACAGGACCTTCAGGCCGGGGTAGGAGTCGAGCAGTTTCGCGTGCAGTTCGGGACCAGTCATGTCGGGCATCACCACATCGGCGATCAGCAGGTCGAGGTCGCGCCCCTTGCACAATTGCAGCGCTTCGTGCGGACTCTCGGCAGAAAGCACCTCGAAACCCTGCCGGTCCAGCAGTTCATGTACCAGGGTCCGGACCATCTCATTGTCTTCGACAACGAGGATCGAGCAGCGCTCGCAGGTGAAGTTCGTGGTCTCGGCCAACGGGCGCTTCTCCACCGGCAGCTCTGCATCGACGATCGGAAAGTAGATCTTGAAGGTCGTTCCTTTGCCCGGTTCGCTGTAGACCCAGATGTTGCCGGAGTGTTGCCTGACAATGCCGTAAACGGTGGCGAGCCCCAGGCCGGTCCCCTTCCCGATCCCTTTCGTGGTGAAGAACGGCTCGAAGATCCTCTGCCGCGTCTCCGGGTCCATGCCGCTGCCGTTGTCGGTGACGGCCAGCATCAGGTAGCGTCCGGGGGTCACATCCGTATGCAGCGTCGCATATTCGTCATCGAGCAGTACCGGCGACGTTTCGATGGTGATGGACCCGCCTTCGCTAATGGCGTCCTGTGAGTTGACCACCAGGTTCATGATGACCTGCTCGATCTGGTTCCTGTCTGCGCGGATGCCGTACGATTCCTGCGTCAGATAGAGGCGCAGGTCGATGTTCTCCCTGACGACCCGCCGCAGGATGCCATGGAAGGAGTTGATGACCTGGTTGATGTCGATCAGCTTCATCTCCAGGATCTGCTTGCGGCTGAAACTGAGAAGCTGCTGCACGAGTTCCTTGGAACGCTGCGCAGCCTTCATGATCTGCTGGACCATGGCCAGGGACTTGCCGTTATCTGCCAGATCCTGTTTGAGGAATTCGGTGTAGCCGATGATCGGTGTCAGAAGGTTATTGAAATCGTGGGCAACTCCCCCTGCCAGGCGGCCGATGGATTCCATCTTCTGTGCCTGTATCAACTGGTCTTCCAGCTGTTTCCGTTGGCTGATGTCGAGAAAGGTTACCACGGCGCCGGAGATCCTGCCGTTCTCGAATACCGGGTGCGACCAGTACTCTACCGGGAAGCTGGTGCCGTCGGAGCGCCAGAGGACCTCGTTCTGGATATGCACCTTCCTTCCCAGGTGGTATGCCTCATAGACCTTGCATTCATGGCCGGGGTACGGGGTGCCGTCCGGGTGGGTGTGGTGGATCAGGTCGTGGAGGTGGATGCCGTACAGCTCATTTTCTTCGTCGTAACCCAGCATGCGAAGGCAGGATAGGTTGCAGAAGGTGCAGTTTCCGTTCAGGTCTATGCCGAAGATTCCTTCCTCGGTATTGTCAAGCAGCATGCGGATGTGCGCATCGCTCTCCCGCAGGGCGTTTTCCATCCTGGTCCGTTCGACGAGTTCGGCTTCCAGTGCAGCGGTCTGTTCCCGCAAACGCCGGATGGAATCGTTCACGGCATTACCGATGATATCGAATTCGGTCAGTCCGGTCGGTGCCACGGTTTCTCCGGTGTCGATGGCGGAAACCATCCGCGATATCGGCTGATGGACGACCTGGCGCAGAACCAGGAAGATCCCTAAAACCATGAGAAGAGAGCCGACGGCTACGAGCGGCAGCATGATGCCGACCTTGCTGCGGGCAAACAGCGATTGGGTCTGGCGATGCAGGGTTATGACCCGCCAGTCCCAGAGCGGGAAGGTTTCGGCGTAGCAATGGTACGTGCCTTGGGGGAGCCGGATGGAGTAGTAGCCGGAGGCTCCTCCATTGACCAGCCCCCTGGCCGGGTCTGAGCCGAGCGTGGAAAAGAGGATGGCACCATTTGGGCCGACGATGATGCCGTCTTGGCCGATGCGCTGCCAAAGCAGGTCCAGTGCCTCTTCTACGCTCTTCTGCTTTGCCTCGGTGACCACCGAGTTTCCCAGCAGATGGGCCGTTGTTAACTCGTTCGCTGCCGTGGAGAGGACCTTCTTGACTTCGTTGCTGGCGGCACTGATGGTGAAGCGTGAATAGTCGTCCTGCACCGTTTTCGATATCCCGAAGATGAGAACCAGCAGGGCAACAAAGACCGCGACGACGATGATCAGGCTGGGGACGATGAGCTTGTAGCGGATACTCTTCTTATCGACGGTCATTCGTTACTTCCCTGAAATAGGTGTACAACGTGAGCGCGAGCGGCAGGAATTCATTGTCAGGGACGATAAAGCCGTTTTTGACCTCGTCGTCCCAGTTTTTCACGATCTCCGCATCATGTCTCTGCGTAGTGGGTTTGAGGCTGAGAAGCGCTGTCATCAGGCGTTCACGGGATTTCGACGATACCGTGGGGCTGGCGCAGAGGGCAAAATTCGGCAGTTTGTCCGAGGTTGCAATGACATGCAGGTCTTCTTTGCGGAATTTCTGATAGAGGGCTTCCTTGACGCCTGCCGCGGCTATCTCTCCGCCCAGGAGCGCCGATATGAGCCGGTCCTGACTATCCAGGAATACGGGCTGAATGGCGGAGAGCGAAAGCCCGGCGTCGATCAGCATCTTGGCGGGAACGATATGCGCAGCGGTCGACCCCCTGAAGAAACCGATCTTCTTCCCCTTGAGTCCGGTCAGGGTGGTGATCGCCGGATCAGTGGTCAGGATGACGGAGCGATACGAGGGTTTGCCATGTTTGTCCAGGGCAACGAGAAAGGGCCGAGCACCGCACCTGTGGTAGGCCCTGCTGAGCGGGACCGGGCCGGCCAGGGCAGCGGTTACCCTGCCATCGCATATGGCATCGATGAATTCGTCGTGGTTATGGTAGAGCTTGAGTTCCCATGGTTGGCCGGTGCTCTTTCTGAGATAATCGACCACTGGCGAATAGAGCAGCCACATCTTCTCCGGGCTGTAAAACGGTACAACCGCAAGGGTATAGGACGAAGAATCCCTGTTTCCCTGCGAGTCATGGGAATCTGCGGCGCCATTGCCGGGAAGCAGTGTCAGGACTGCCAGGAAGGTGACAAGATACGCGACCGTTTTCATAGCGACGCTCCAATAACTAGGCAAAACTATAACATATATTTTTCTCTATGCAATGCGGAACGCTTCTGTGTGGGGGGAATGCACGTCGGATTGATGTTGTGCGCGGAGAACTTGCTTGCAGAAATTGGGGCCGGCAATGGTCGGGGGTGGTCCGGAATGCGAAAGAGCCGCTACCTGTAACGGTAACGGCTCTTCGTGTTTGGCGTCCCCAGTTGGTATCTGTTGTTAGACGACAATGTGCGGTACATCATTACTGACGTTGTGCTGCTTGAGCATCATCTGCGACATTGCTGCACCTGCTGCAATCGTGAGGACGCCGTGAAGAAAAGTTACCACCGGTTATCGGTTTGTCAAGCCGTGTCGATCCGGGCGGCGCTCGGCCCTGCCGGGAGAATGGGACAACGCATTCCTGGTGGTTTGCAGTGCCTGCTTCAGTATCCACAGGATGGCGGGGGCGGCAAAATAGGATATGCTTGTATCGGGTCGTCAATTCCGCATCAGGGAAGTCACCGTGCCAGTTCAACCCATCAAAACGCACCGGCAGCCGATGAATCGCCTGTGGGCCGGGGTGCTTTCCCTCGCCGTTCTGCTGCTGTTCAGTGCCGTTTCCTGTCCCACTGCCGCAGGCGCAAACGTTCAGGCCGTCCCTATCGCCGACCGGACCATTGTCGTCGGTGGCGACCGCGATTACCCCCCCTACGAGTATATCGACGCAAACGGTAAACCGGCAGGTTTCAACGTCGAGCTGACCAGGGCCATTGCCGAGGTCATGGGGATGAAGGTCGAGTTCAGGCTCGGTGGCTGGTCGGAGATGCGTTCAGCCCTGCAGAGCGGTCGGGTCGATGTACTGCAGGGGATGTCCTTCTCGGCAGATCGCGCCAGGGAAGTGGAGTTTTCCCTGCCCCACGCCATGGTCAACCACGCCGTATTCGCCCGTCGCGACTCCCCCACGGTGCATTCTCTCGCGGAACTGGCAGGGAAATCGGTTGCCGTCCATCGGGGGGGGA
Coding sequences within:
- a CDS encoding TonB-dependent receptor, giving the protein MKNNIYVLTICLLPAVIGIVPAKAENLLLDEITVRGEKESPQEESLTIREVRETPAKDIGEALKQVEGLSFVRKGAIANDVVLRGFQKDNINVLVDGVRLHGACPSRMDPPSFHYDFAEVEQIRIVKGPYDIENPGSMGGMVDVQTKKAGKGFGSDLNLTYGSYNSLNASGTASYGTDLYDGLLGYAYKGSDVPKSGDGKLITDIYPTSSPNRYRPDAIDSKAYEINTGWAKFGLNPTANARTEFSYSYQDADHVLYPYLKMDADYDRTHRLNWTYRKEKVSPLVKELKLQAYWDRVRHLMNDALRESSRPTMVITRSYSMQTDARTNVVGTKMSGSLGIGPGTLKTGIDYYNRNWDALNMRAMYTMAQPYTALGMIPDVYTNNFGMFGEYDLPINEQFRVKAGLRGDLTWIETDKANTLVARGTDTDFSEMSANLQLTYIPVTGLEFFVGLGRGTRVPDPEELYIDVPATAPQVTWRGNPNLKATVNHQADLGVKYAVERFYVNASVFYSDLQDYVNFYSASTTLKSYQNIDASMWGAELGSQVSLPYDLFIRGSLSYTEGENKDGNRPLSEIPPLRGTMAVRYDNGTWFFEVAENLARRQDRVDSGLNEQQTAGWATTDLKAGVQYKALSVYGGVNNLLDKYYLSHLSYLRDPFASGVGVKVPENGRNFYLTLAYTF
- a CDS encoding radical SAM/Cys-rich domain protein, which translates into the protein MTFKETLAQNGIELLRDVTTTLQVNVGLTCDLACRHCHQEAGPTRHEMMNPETVAEVIACAGRITFDTLDLTGGAPELLPDLPHLVAAVAPLANRVIVRTNLVALARTELQHLPEIYRANRVAIVASLPATNQQQTDALRGSGVWQKSIAMLKVLNGLGYGRQGSGLTLDLVSNPAGAFLPPGQAEAERRFRRDLEQKHGITFNSLLTLTNVPLGRFRTWLESSGNLQAYLEKLEGSFNPGTVPGLMCRSFISVDWNGFLYDCDFNLVTGLHHRGTRMHISELRELPEPGIPIPVGDYCFACTAGAGFTCGGSIAA
- a CDS encoding FAD-containing oxidoreductase codes for the protein MDETKSILPDTPENRALAENVHPEGWGNPEPSGCYNLVIIGAGTAGLVCAAGAAGLGAKVALIERHLMGGDCLNVGCVPSKGVIRAARAVFDARTAQPFGIDNTEALGFDFGRAMERMRTLRSSISHHDSARRFRDELGVDVYFGQAAFTASDCIAVGSRKLYFHRAAICTGTRAAVPQIPGLSDAGFQTNETIFSLTELPPRMAVIGAGPIGCELAQAFARFGCRITLIELGHQILGREDRDAAEILNDAFIREGIALQLGVKILRVEQRNGEKVVVLQDNSAAVEVAVDELLVGIGRLPNLEGLDLERGGIASTAQGITVGDTLQTSNPRVYAAGDVCSPYKFTHTADAMARILIANALFMGQQRTSSLTIPWCTYTDPEIAHVGMYEHDAREKGIEVTTLTVPLTEVDRAVLDGDSQGFARVHLKKGTDTILGATIVARHAGDMISELSLAISGKIGLRAIAATIHPYPTQAEVIRKLADAYNRTRLTPFVKKVLSGWLQWQRSGS
- a CDS encoding response regulator, which gives rise to MTVDKKSIRYKLIVPSLIIVVAVFVALLVLIFGISKTVQDDYSRFTISAASNEVKKVLSTAANELTTAHLLGNSVVTEAKQKSVEEALDLLWQRIGQDGIIVGPNGAILFSTLGSDPARGLVNGGASGYYSIRLPQGTYHCYAETFPLWDWRVITLHRQTQSLFARSKVGIMLPLVAVGSLLMVLGIFLVLRQVVHQPISRMVSAIDTGETVAPTGLTEFDIIGNAVNDSIRRLREQTAALEAELVERTRMENALRESDAHIRMLLDNTEEGIFGIDLNGNCTFCNLSCLRMLGYDEENELYGIHLHDLIHHTHPDGTPYPGHECKVYEAYHLGRKVHIQNEVLWRSDGTSFPVEYWSHPVFENGRISGAVVTFLDISQRKQLEDQLIQAQKMESIGRLAGGVAHDFNNLLTPIIGYTEFLKQDLADNGKSLAMVQQIMKAAQRSKELVQQLLSFSRKQILEMKLIDINQVINSFHGILRRVVRENIDLRLYLTQESYGIRADRNQIEQVIMNLVVNSQDAISEGGSITIETSPVLLDDEYATLHTDVTPGRYLMLAVTDNGSGMDPETRQRIFEPFFTTKGIGKGTGLGLATVYGIVRQHSGNIWVYSEPGKGTTFKIYFPIVDAELPVEKRPLAETTNFTCERCSILVVEDNEMVRTLVHELLDRQGFEVLSAESPHEALQLCKGRDLDLLIADVVMPDMTGPELHAKLLDSYPGLKVLYMSGYTNNVIVHQGVLDEGIHFIQKPFAISSFVQKVQTLLTPAADG
- a CDS encoding PhnD/SsuA/transferrin family substrate-binding protein; its protein translation is MKTVAYLVTFLAVLTLLPGNGAADSHDSQGNRDSSSYTLAVVPFYSPEKMWLLYSPVVDYLRKSTGQPWELKLYHNHDEFIDAICDGRVTAALAGPVPLSRAYHRCGARPFLVALDKHGKPSYRSVILTTDPAITTLTGLKGKKIGFFRGSTAAHIVPAKMLIDAGLSLSAIQPVFLDSQDRLISALLGGEIAAAGVKEALYQKFRKEDLHVIATSDKLPNFALCASPTVSSKSRERLMTALLSLKPTTQRHDAEIVKNWDDEVKNGFIVPDNEFLPLALTLYTYFREVTNDRR